The nucleotide window ATATTATCATCACCATACACCGCGATAACAGCGTTGCCGTTGAAGACAACGGGCGAGGCATACCAGTAGCTTTTCACAAAGGTGAAAACATGTCTGCCCTAGAGGTCGTTCTGACCAAACTTCACGCCGGGGGCAAATTCGATAAGGATACGTACAAATTTTCCGCTGGTTTGCATGGCGTGGGCTTGTCTGTAGTAAATGCTCTTTCTGAATATCTCGAAGTTGAAATAAAGAGGGGGGGCAAGGTTTACTCGCAGAGGTATGAACGCGGAGAACGGATGACTGAACTCCGGGCCATTGGTAATACAGAAAAGACCGGCACAAAAGTGCGATTCCGTCCTGACGAGCAGATCTTTGAGACCATTGAATTCAGCTATGAAATTTTGGCACAGCGAATGCGGGAGCTTTCCTTTCTTAACAACGGCATCCACATAACACTCATCGATGAGAGAAAGGCAAAGCAGCTGGAATTTAAGTATGAGGGGGGCATCGTCGCGTTCGCAAAATATCTGAACCAGAGCAAGACGCCTCTTTTTCTGGAGCCTATTTATATCAGCGGAAACAAGGCGGGCCTCGATTTTTTTGAAGTGGCTGTGCAGTATAACGACGGCTACAACGAGAATATCTACAGCTTCGTTAATAACGTGAATACGCATGAGGGCGGCTCTCATGTTGCAGGATTCCGGAGCGCACTCACCCGGTGCATAAATGGCTTTGCCCAATATAAGCGCCTCACTAAAGAGAAAGAGACCATCTCCGGCGATGATGTTAAGGAGGGCTTGGTTGCAGTCATTAACGTAAAGATTCAGAGCCCGCAGTTTGAAGGCCAAACAAAAGGGAAGCTTGGAAACAGCGATGTAAAGGGCTTCGTAGAGTCGCTGCTTAATGAAAAACTTGCAGAGTATCTTGAGATTCGCCAGGACGTTGGAAAAGCAATCGTGAATAAAGCCATCGAGACCAGGAGGGCTCGCGAGGCCGCGAAAAAAGCAAAGGAGCTTATAAAAGGCAAGGGCTTAACCGATGCCGGGATTCTTCCGGGAAAACTCGCCGACTGCCAGGAGAGTGACCCCGAACTCAGGGAGATTTATATAGTGGAGGGCGACTCGGCAGGCGGTTCAGCAAAGCAAGGCCGCGATAGAAAGACTCAAGCCATCCTTCCGCTGAAAGGTAAAATCCTCAATGTCGAGAGAGCGCGTCAGGAAAAGGTACTCTCCAACGAGGAAATAAGGGCCATCTATCTTGCGCTGGGCATTCAATCAGGAAGTGTCGACAACCTCCGCTACAAAAAGGTAGTTATAATGACCGACGCCGACGTCGATGGTTCGCACATCCGCACACTACTGCTTACGCTTTTTTACCGTAAAATACCGGAGATGATCGACAGGGGCTATCTTTACATAGCACAACCCCCTCTTTACAGGGTTGCGGTTGGTGGTAAAGATATGTATATGAAAGACGATGATGAGATGGAAAAATTCGTCGGCCAGCGCGGCATTGAAAAGATGAAATGTCTGGTTGACGGGGAGGAAATAAGCAACGCTCGCCTCAAGATAGACCTTGAAGGGTTAAGGGCGCTGGAGAAACACTTCAGGAGCATGGAACGCCTTAACATGCAGAGATCCGCAATGCTGGCCCTTTTCCGCGCGGATATTTTCAAGCGCGAAGACTTCGAGAAGGAGGAAAAACTCCTTCGGTTGAAAAAGCAACTCGTCAACGAAGACCAGAGCGCCCACATCTCTCTCGACCCCGAGCACAACCTCTTCACTTTGAGCATAGAGAATGGTTCCGAGAAGAAATTGACCCCCCGCATCGACTACGATTTTTGCAGCCAGGAAGACTACAGAACGAGCTACCGGACCTACAAGAACCTCTCAGCCTATTATGAAAAAGAGGTACAGGTTGTTGAAAAAGACGGGACACGCCGGCCGGTTCGCGCTGATCAGCTTCTGTCGCTCGTGAGCGAAAAAGGCAAGGAGGGACTCACCATTCAACGATACAAAGGCTTGGGCGAGATGAACCCGGAGCAGCTCTGGTCGACCACCATGGACCCGGCCAGGCGGCGGTTGGTGCGGGTAGCCATAGAAGACCAACCAGAGGTGGATAAGCTCTTTAGTATCCTCATGGGCACCAACGTTGAGTGGAGACGTGAGTTTATTGAGAACAACGCGATGAACGTGATGAACCTGGACATATGATCTTCCTCGGCCTCACCGGTGTTATCGGGAGCGGCAAAAGCACCACAGCACGGCTCCTCAAGGAGCGGGGGATCGATGTTATTGACCTGGACGCCCTTGCGAAAGAGAGCCTCAACTGGAAAGAGACGCAAGACGATATTCGAAAAGCCTTTGGTGACGAGTGCGTGGCGAATGGCCTCGTCGATGTGGTTAAACTCCGCAGCCTAGCCTTTAGTCAAGGCAACGACCTGCGTAAACTGGAAGGAATTATACATCCGCGCGTGCGGCAGGAAGTAGAGAAAAGGATCGAGTTGCTCCGGCAGAAGGGGGCACGCGCCGTGGTATTTGATCACCCGCTTCTCTTTGAGGCGGGATTTGACAAGAGGGTGGATAAGGTGGTCGTGGTAGCGGCCGATATGGACATTATACGGCGGAGACTGGCGGAACGGGGGATGGAGGCTGATGACGTTGAAAGAAGGTTGTCTTTCCAGATTCCGCTTCCCGCTAAAGCAGCAAGAGCGGATTACGTCATCAACAACAACGGAACAGAGCAAGACCTGCAAAAGGAAATCGACAGGTTCCTTGAAAGGCTAACCAGCTGGGAGGAAGAACGAAATGCATCTCACTGAATTAAAGGGAAAGAGGATAGGGGAGTTAACCCACATTGCCAAGGAGATGGCTGTTGAAAACGCCACCGGGTTGCGCAAGCAAGAGCTCATCTTTGCGATACTCCAGTCTTTGGTTGACAAGAACGAGGTTATATACGGAGAAGGTGTACTGGAGATCCTGCCGGAGGGATTTGGTTTTCTGAGATCAGTAGATTCCAATTATCTGCCTGGGCCGGACGATATTTATGTCTCTCCTTCTCAGATCAAGAGATTTGGTTTGCGCACGGGAGATACGATATCTGGCCAGATCCGCCCACCGAAAGATAACGAGAAATACTTTGCGCTCTTGAAGATCGAGAAGATAAACTTTGACGATCCGGAGATTGCCAAAGACAAAATTATCTTCGATAACCTCACGCCCATTTATCCGTGCGAGCGCATTGTGCAGGAAACAACCGGCACGAAGCTCCCCGCAAGGGTCATGGATCTCTTCACGCCTATCGGTAAAGGGCAGCGCGGCCTCATTGTTGCTCCGCCCCGAACCGGAAAAACCATGCTCCTTCAAAGCATCGCCAACAGCGTTACCGCAAACCACCCGGAGATATTCCTGATCGTGCTTCTGATCGACGAGAGACCGGAAGAGGTGACAGACATGGAGCGGTCGGTCAAGGGTGAGGTTGTGAGCTCCACGTTTGATGAGCCCGCCACCAGGCACGTGCAGGTCGCAGAAATTGTCATTGAAAAGGCAAAGCGCCTCGTAGAGCACAAGAGGGACGTCGTGATTCTGCTCGATTCCATCACCAGGCTGGCAAGAGCCTACAACACGGTGGTTCCATCGAGCGGCAAAATTCTTTCCGGCGGTATCGATGCCTCAGCCATGCAAAAGCCGAAGCGATTTTTTGGTGCAGCTCGCAAAATAGAAGAAGGCGGGAGCCTCACCATTGTGGCAACGGCCCTGATTGACACAGGAAGCAGAATGGACGAAGTGATCTTCGAGGAG belongs to Syntrophorhabdales bacterium and includes:
- the gyrB gene encoding DNA topoisomerase (ATP-hydrolyzing) subunit B; this encodes MREYEAESIKILDGLDAVRKVPSMYIGNTNVEGLHHLVYELVDNSIDEALEGFCNNIIITIHRDNSVAVEDNGRGIPVAFHKGENMSALEVVLTKLHAGGKFDKDTYKFSAGLHGVGLSVVNALSEYLEVEIKRGGKVYSQRYERGERMTELRAIGNTEKTGTKVRFRPDEQIFETIEFSYEILAQRMRELSFLNNGIHITLIDERKAKQLEFKYEGGIVAFAKYLNQSKTPLFLEPIYISGNKAGLDFFEVAVQYNDGYNENIYSFVNNVNTHEGGSHVAGFRSALTRCINGFAQYKRLTKEKETISGDDVKEGLVAVINVKIQSPQFEGQTKGKLGNSDVKGFVESLLNEKLAEYLEIRQDVGKAIVNKAIETRRAREAAKKAKELIKGKGLTDAGILPGKLADCQESDPELREIYIVEGDSAGGSAKQGRDRKTQAILPLKGKILNVERARQEKVLSNEEIRAIYLALGIQSGSVDNLRYKKVVIMTDADVDGSHIRTLLLTLFYRKIPEMIDRGYLYIAQPPLYRVAVGGKDMYMKDDDEMEKFVGQRGIEKMKCLVDGEEISNARLKIDLEGLRALEKHFRSMERLNMQRSAMLALFRADIFKREDFEKEEKLLRLKKQLVNEDQSAHISLDPEHNLFTLSIENGSEKKLTPRIDYDFCSQEDYRTSYRTYKNLSAYYEKEVQVVEKDGTRRPVRADQLLSLVSEKGKEGLTIQRYKGLGEMNPEQLWSTTMDPARRRLVRVAIEDQPEVDKLFSILMGTNVEWRREFIENNAMNVMNLDI
- the coaE gene encoding dephospho-CoA kinase (Dephospho-CoA kinase (CoaE) performs the final step in coenzyme A biosynthesis.) produces the protein MIFLGLTGVIGSGKSTTARLLKERGIDVIDLDALAKESLNWKETQDDIRKAFGDECVANGLVDVVKLRSLAFSQGNDLRKLEGIIHPRVRQEVEKRIELLRQKGARAVVFDHPLLFEAGFDKRVDKVVVVAADMDIIRRRLAERGMEADDVERRLSFQIPLPAKAARADYVINNNGTEQDLQKEIDRFLERLTSWEEERNASH
- the rho gene encoding transcription termination factor Rho; translation: MHLTELKGKRIGELTHIAKEMAVENATGLRKQELIFAILQSLVDKNEVIYGEGVLEILPEGFGFLRSVDSNYLPGPDDIYVSPSQIKRFGLRTGDTISGQIRPPKDNEKYFALLKIEKINFDDPEIAKDKIIFDNLTPIYPCERIVQETTGTKLPARVMDLFTPIGKGQRGLIVAPPRTGKTMLLQSIANSVTANHPEIFLIVLLIDERPEEVTDMERSVKGEVVSSTFDEPATRHVQVAEIVIEKAKRLVEHKRDVVILLDSITRLARAYNTVVPSSGKILSGGIDASAMQKPKRFFGAARKIEEGGSLTIVATALIDTGSRMDEVIFEEFKGTGNSEIYLDRKLAEKRIFPAIDINKSGTRKEELLLGNGDLSRIWLLRKVLQPMNTVESMEFLLEKLTDVDSNKEFLDSMSRGG